In Paenibacillus sp. J23TS9, a single genomic region encodes these proteins:
- a CDS encoding response regulator transcription factor — protein sequence MIRVVIAEDQRMVLGALASLVNLEEDMQVVGQASNGEDAVKLVLQLKPDICIMDIEMPGKSGLEAAEELKGSGCKVMILTTFARFGYFERAIKAGANGYLLKDSPSEELADSIRSIMAGKRIYASELVDDDVTVEENPLTQREKDVIGLIADGRNTKEIASQLYITQGTVRNYISVILDKLQVTNRVEAITRFKEKGWFK from the coding sequence GTGATTCGAGTTGTAATCGCTGAAGACCAGCGGATGGTGCTTGGTGCGCTTGCTTCGCTGGTTAATTTGGAAGAGGATATGCAGGTCGTGGGCCAAGCAAGCAACGGTGAGGATGCCGTGAAGCTGGTTCTCCAGCTGAAGCCGGATATTTGTATTATGGATATCGAGATGCCAGGGAAGAGCGGACTTGAGGCCGCCGAGGAGCTGAAGGGCAGCGGCTGCAAAGTGATGATCCTGACGACTTTTGCGCGGTTTGGATATTTTGAACGGGCTATTAAAGCCGGAGCGAATGGATATTTGCTGAAGGACAGCCCCAGTGAGGAATTGGCGGACTCCATACGGAGTATCATGGCAGGAAAGCGAATCTATGCCTCGGAGCTGGTGGATGATGATGTCACTGTAGAGGAAAATCCGCTCACCCAGCGGGAGAAGGACGTCATCGGCCTGATCGCGGATGGGAGAAACACCAAGGAAATTGCCAGTCAATTGTATATCACGCAAGGAACTGTGAGGAACTATATTTCCGTCATTCTCGATAAACTCCAGGTCACGAACCGCGTGGAAGCCATTACGCGCTTTAAAGAGAAGGGCTGGTTCAAATGA
- a CDS encoding VOC family protein, with protein sequence MFFDEIKLKTAELEPLKHFYKDTLELPVVEDQDGFFSVRIGQTRLTFEQAKQGQPFYHYAFNIPENQFKEAKVWLLDKVELNREEGEDEADFESWNAHAVYFEDPAGNIVELIARHDLDNASEEPFTSESLLCVSEIGIVRDEVPLFVEELQSEGFPKWREGSDSFVPVGDEHGLFIIVKKDRRWYFAEKDSEIFPVTVCVSGHGTMNFN encoded by the coding sequence ATGTTTTTTGATGAAATCAAGCTGAAAACAGCAGAATTGGAACCTTTGAAACATTTTTACAAGGATACGTTGGAATTGCCGGTGGTTGAAGATCAAGACGGATTCTTTTCGGTGCGAATTGGCCAGACAAGGCTAACGTTTGAACAAGCCAAGCAGGGGCAGCCTTTCTATCACTATGCCTTCAATATTCCGGAAAATCAGTTTAAGGAAGCGAAAGTCTGGCTTTTGGATAAAGTAGAGCTTAACCGTGAGGAAGGCGAAGACGAGGCTGATTTCGAATCTTGGAATGCCCATGCAGTTTATTTTGAAGATCCGGCTGGTAACATTGTGGAACTGATCGCAAGGCATGATCTGGATAATGCTTCAGAAGAGCCTTTTACCTCTGAAAGTCTGCTGTGCGTGAGTGAAATCGGGATTGTGAGAGACGAAGTTCCTCTCTTTGTGGAAGAATTACAGAGCGAAGGCTTTCCCAAATGGAGAGAGGGCAGTGACAGCTTTGTTCCGGTTGGGGATGAGCATGGGTTGTTCATCATCGTGAAAAAAGATCGGCGTTGGTACTTTGCCGAAAAGGATTCGGAGATTTTCCCAGTAACCGTATGTGTGTCGGGGCATGGGACTATGAATTTTAACTGA
- a CDS encoding LexA family transcriptional regulator, with the protein MKIPIYGEIRAGYGSLAQEDVVGYEFTSRDSVGNGEYFYLIVKGDSMIDEGIYEGMRVLVRKQNHCQNGKIGVVIVDGDEGTLKRVYYEDDTIVLRASNKRIPPRPFPIGDVLIQGQVTKVEFDV; encoded by the coding sequence GTGAAAATCCCGATATACGGTGAAATTAGAGCTGGGTATGGCTCACTTGCACAAGAGGACGTAGTTGGTTATGAATTCACCTCACGCGATTCCGTTGGAAACGGAGAGTACTTCTACTTGATCGTTAAAGGGGACAGCATGATAGACGAGGGTATTTATGAAGGAATGCGCGTTCTTGTCAGAAAGCAAAATCACTGCCAAAACGGAAAAATTGGCGTTGTTATTGTTGATGGTGATGAAGGGACTTTAAAGAGAGTTTATTATGAAGACGATACAATCGTCCTTCGAGCCTCAAACAAAAGAATACCGCCTCGCCCCTTCCCAATAGGTGATGTTCTTATTCAAGGACAAGTAACAAAGGTAGAATTTGATGTTTAA
- a CDS encoding replication-relaxation family protein, with amino-acid sequence MIARDKAILADLERFRCLSRDDIADLHFAYTKHPVTHANMVLKRLRRDGLIKCSTERRKCIYFPAERTIKTDSQKINHFLAIADFYKQVRRAEQPRVFTVEPKYGKGMPEPDIFMIWKATPWFVEIQRTHYTDRVMSEKLNRYEQYFINGAWGNEPWQPVGKKVFPYLWIVGVGRYKVEGRPFKLFQSSVEEMIRRIRT; translated from the coding sequence ATGATTGCACGAGACAAGGCCATTCTGGCTGATTTGGAGCGGTTCCGATGCTTGTCCCGGGACGACATTGCCGACCTTCATTTTGCATATACCAAGCATCCGGTAACTCACGCGAACATGGTCCTAAAGCGGCTGCGGCGGGACGGCCTGATCAAGTGCTCGACTGAGCGACGGAAGTGTATCTATTTTCCAGCAGAACGTACGATCAAGACGGACTCCCAGAAGATCAATCATTTCCTCGCTATCGCAGACTTCTATAAGCAGGTACGAAGGGCTGAGCAACCTCGGGTGTTTACCGTTGAACCTAAATACGGGAAAGGGATGCCAGAGCCAGACATCTTTATGATTTGGAAGGCAACTCCATGGTTTGTAGAGATCCAGAGGACACATTATACGGATCGAGTCATGTCAGAGAAGTTGAATCGATACGAGCAGTATTTTATCAACGGTGCGTGGGGAAATGAGCCGTGGCAGCCGGTGGGTAAGAAGGTGTTTCCATATCTTTGGATTGTAGGAGTGGGACGGTACAAGGTTGAGGGGCGCCCATTCAAGTTATTTCAGAGTTCGGTAGAGGAAATGATCAGACGAATTAGGACTTGA
- a CDS encoding FtsK/SpoIIIE domain-containing protein yields MDPRNVKENEWLFRQVFGAAAELSGSEDAKTFVMCIYSTSVAPYEYVAANVDECTAGMKLPIYVGRSRSGDVAYDMLEHPHLLIAGETGSGKSVALRSVLTTLIRLVPELELYCADMKRSEFHLFRGVARDVVMDASGLKRIVMKLRRELRARGDLLDRHEVAHVNDLPEWERPPYIVLAVDEVALLKKEMDIMEGIDEISTIGRALGVFLILSMQRPDATVLDGKLKNNLTVRMAFRHADEINSRITIGSGEAAEIKQLI; encoded by the coding sequence ATGGATCCTAGGAACGTAAAAGAAAACGAATGGTTATTCAGGCAGGTGTTCGGCGCAGCTGCAGAATTGTCCGGGAGTGAGGACGCAAAGACATTTGTAATGTGCATATACAGTACCTCTGTGGCTCCATATGAGTATGTAGCGGCCAATGTAGATGAATGTACTGCCGGGATGAAACTTCCCATCTACGTGGGGCGTAGTCGTTCTGGTGATGTGGCGTATGACATGTTAGAGCATCCGCACTTATTGATTGCCGGGGAGACTGGCAGCGGAAAGTCTGTGGCGCTACGGTCTGTTTTGACAACATTGATCCGGTTGGTCCCGGAACTCGAGCTGTATTGTGCCGACATGAAGCGTTCTGAATTTCATTTATTCCGCGGAGTGGCCCGGGATGTCGTTATGGATGCATCAGGATTGAAACGTATCGTAATGAAGCTGCGGCGGGAGCTGCGGGCCCGCGGTGATCTGCTAGACCGACACGAGGTCGCCCACGTAAATGATCTGCCGGAATGGGAACGGCCGCCATATATTGTCCTCGCGGTGGATGAAGTGGCGCTGCTCAAAAAAGAGATGGACATCATGGAGGGGATTGATGAGATCTCCACGATCGGCCGAGCGCTTGGCGTGTTCTTGATCCTATCTATGCAGCGTCCGGATGCCACTGTGCTCGATGGTAAGCTCAAAAATAACCTGACTGTCCGGATGGCTTTTCGCCACGCGGATGAAATCAACAGCAGGATTACGATAGGTAGCGGGGAGGCTGCAGAGATCAAGCAATTAATCTGA